The DNA sequence AGAATCTGTATTCTGTCGTCAAGGATTCAGATAAGTATATACAATTAGCCTTTATCACGGGTGTCAGCCACGCTTTGTAAAGCGTGGTTACGGTCGGAAAAGGATCATCTATATATTATAGCTCAAGATGGGCATACCTATTATAAAGGTGTTGAAGGACAAGATAAAAAAAGGGGAAATTCTTTTACTGAATTGAACTACGGTGGTGATTTGGTTAAGACGTTATTTATGAATGAAAGGCAAATAGAATCTACTAATTTTGCAATTCAATTTGCTAATGGGACGTACGGGGATGCAAAATTAATAGAGACTGAAGCTACTATTCATGAAACAATTCATGCCATACGAAAAGCTAACAATGCTTTAGGTTCTAAAGATGATGGAAAAGACTATTAACAAAAAAGACCGGATGGCAAATATGAAAAAGATATATAAAATACTGATAATCCTTATTTTATCTAATATATTACAATGTAAATCATGTGATACTTTTTATTTACCTGAATTTAAGTGCTATGTAGTTAGTGATTGTTTTGTGAAATTTCAAGAAGGAGAACCACAGGATAAGTTATATCACGAAATTGTTCCTCGTTTTAGTTTAACCTTAGAAGATGGAGTAGCTGGAGTTGAGCTATCTCGCATTGAATGGGAACATTTTTTTTTAAAGAAAGGAGACCGAATTCTTAATATTGACAATTGTGGAGATCCGAGTTCCTGGGTAGAACGTTTACTAAAATCTAATGTACATAAAAGAAAAGACAAGCATCTATATTATCCAAAAATAGATTATCTTTTTTCAGCTTCCACTTTTGAAACGTTAAAAGAAAAAATTAAGAAGATACGAATCATACGTAATGGAAAGGAAGAGACCCTAATTTTAGAAGAAGAATATAAGAAATTTAATATAGAACTTAGTAAATATGAAAGTATTAAAAAAGATAAGCGCGATCAATTAGTCGAACTTATAAAGAAAAAGTGTTATAAAAACGCGTGGAACTCTGCATTTAACCAATATACAAAGGATTTTAAATATTCAAGAAACAAGGAATATATTGAAAAAGTCGCAACAAATAACATAAACGAACTAAAAGCACTGCCGGATCTACCTCCTCCATTAGATCTTACACCTGATGAGATGAAACAGTATAGTAACGAAATAGAACGACGGGATGAAAAAATAAGAAAAAAATATCCACGGAAGGAATGGCTTCCCAGAAGGGAGGAAGAAATTAAAAAAATTAATAAATACTGGAGAAAAAGAAAAGGAATGATAAAGTAATATTCCCAACATGAAAAAACGATTCCATAAGCTTATCCTTATTTTTTCCCTTCTATTGGGAGCCATATTTATCCTCGCGGTAGTATTGCGAAATCCGAAGGAAAACTGCATCAAAGGCGACTGAGAGGAAGATAAAAAGTCCGGAAAGGGTTCATTCACCTGGGAGGATGGAACCATCTACAGCGGAAACTGGAAAAGTGGAGAACCGGAAGGAGAGGGAATATTGAAAGATAAGGAAGGGAAAGCAATCTTTCAAGGCAAATGGAGAGAGGGACAGTTTTCAAAGGATAATGGATAAGCCATCAGACCGATCCTTCAGTGCCGGGAAGGTTGGAATGAAAAATTAAACCCCTATCCGGCGGAAAAGTTTCTCTAAAAAGATTTCATCGAGTTCGGTGATGCTCGCAATCAAAGGCATATCGAGAGCCTTTCTTTTCATAGAAATAGCCGTTCTGAGAGCTTTTTTTCTCTCTGCACGTCTGGCTCTTCTTTTCTCGTCTTCAGCCCTTCTTTCTGCGAGTTCAGCTCTTCTTTTCTCGTCTTCAGCTCTTCTTTTCTCGTCTTCAGCTCTTCTTTCCGCGGTTTCTACAAGATGTAATGCTCTATTATACCCTCTTTGTTCAAGTGTCTCAGCTATGGTTGGCATTGTTCTTCTTGCTCCTTCTAAATCCAAACTCTCTATTAATTTTTCCAGCCTGTCAAGTGTTATTTGCTCCGGGCCTCGGAGTAAATAATTCAGGATGATGGAAAGCCATCTACTTTGACGGTTCTCATCTTCAATATTCTCTAAAAGTTGCAGGATTTTCCCCAGATTCTCTTCTAATTGGGGATGAAAACTGTATTTCAGTAGATAAAAAGCAGCCTGAAATACCTCGTTACCGCTGATGTTTTCATCTTCTACTTTAGGCAGGTCATAGAATAAAAACCGGAAGTTAGGAACAAATGCCTCGTAGTTTTTTGGGATATCGATGATGGACTGAAGGTCAGTGCCGTGGTTCCAGGCCTGTTGACCGTGATAGACCACTATGGGTAAGATCATAGGTAGTTTTTCTTTACGTTTCTTTTTTCCTGAGTGGTGCTGTCTCTGCCAGATTTTGACCATATAAGCTAATAGTTGTAAACCGATGAATCTATCCGGCTTACTCTTATGATCGAATAAGACATAGAGATACGCATTTTCCCCGCTTATTAAATCAACACGAAAGAGAGTATCCGAAAAGCCTTCTTTGAGTGCCTCATCTACAAAACTTTCTTTCTCCAGTTGCAGAGAATTCAGATTTAAACCTTTAAGTAAATCAGGGGGAATATAATTCCGAAAGAAGTCGAGAGCATTTTCTTTGTCAGACATGGTAGCCTTAAAGAGCTTATCGTGGATGTTTTCTGAGGACATAGGAATTTAAAAGAATTTTAGCTTTGAGTATCTGTCGATTAAAAAAGAAACTTTGCTTCTTTAACCTGTGCAGACCGGTGGTGTAGCTCTTGGAGTAAACTACAGCCAGAAGAAAGGATTTGAAGCGTATGCGGGAAGGAAGGAAAGGTAACGTATAGCGGCAGGGACTGGAACAGGTAAGCATCTATCGTGATAAATGCAATGCCGAAGAAGCTCATCTAATCATCTTTGACAGGACAAAGCAAAAGCCCTGGGAAGAAAAGATATTTTTTCAGGAAAGAGAATACGGTGGTAAGACAATTTACCTCTGGGGAATGTGAAGTAAGACCGACAGAAATACCACATATAACCGGGAAATAGTAGGAGCTTGTAAATTGCTATCTTAGAGGGTAATTTAATCTATCTCGGAGGGTAATTTCTCAAGCTCCTCTTTCTTTTAACCTGAGGGTAGTGGTTGCACCGCAAGCAAAAACCTGCGGTTGTGATAAAACTATTGATTTAGTTTTGAAGTTACAAATACATCCTGACTACCGATCTTGGTATTACCATCGATGCCTCCGGCTGTGTTTCCGGCGCAAGGGCCAGTGCTGCTAAAGGTAAAGTATTATCTTTTTCTTATCTTTCTTACAGAAAGATACAAATCCTAATAACTGACCTTACGCACTGGCTCCAACGAAATTGAACCCAGAATCTAATGATTTACTGAGATTTTTCAAGAAATCCATAGCTTTTTCTGAGCATTAATATAAATCCATTTCCTAACACCAGTCTGATTTGCTGAGTTTAAAACTCTTAGCTTCTCTAATTTTACGAATGCACATAAAGAAGCAAAGATATGATTGCTCTGTATCCGAACCACTTTTGTTTGGGATTTTGTAATTCCTGCATTTTGCTTGATTGACCTATGAGAATCTTCAATTTTCCATCTTTTTTGATAGCTTGCAAAAAGCTTTTCATAAGATAATCCTGAATCACTTGTAATCAAATAAAAAATCCCTTTGCTATCATCTTCGTTTATGAAAACTTTTTTAGCTATATACACAGGAATACTAATTCCATTAGAGAAATATAAACCCGTCAAAAGGTTTATCCCTTTAACTTCTCGTTGTTTGCTATTATCATAATGCCAGCAGATCATTTCATTCTCTTTACTATATGCCTTTTCAAGAACTGAATCATCAAAAATAACCACAGCTTCTTCTGACGATACTTTTTTAACAATAGGCTTTACTTCTTTCCACAAATCTTTAGGTCCAAACTCTGGTTCTGAAAGGCTTCTTGTTATCTTATAATGTGAAATGAGTCCATCTGTGATGGCCGAAAGTCCGGTTGCTGTCACCTGACCAAAGCTGGATAAAAAATAATCTACATATAAATCAAAAATCTCACCTTGTTCCACTTCTTTATTGTCGTACAATCATAGATTTAGCTTAATCTTTTACTTTCAGTGCGTAAGATCAAAAAGAAATTCTTGTTCATCATCATAGATTTTCACATAATTGCTTATTTTCCCTTCCAGAATTAACTTCTGCAAGCCCAGTAAAAAAATACTATGATCATCGATTAAGAAAATTTTGGGTTTAGAAAACATCTTTCTCTGCTTTGACTAATCATAAGAATAAAACGGATGATTGTCAATAGGTGAAACTACCTAATCTTGATAGAAATCGATGGAAAGATTTAGCCAAAGCATCCAATTCACTTTCAAGATTACAGATTCAAGAAATACATTAGTAAATATCCATATTTCCTAAAAAATATCCGCTTCAAAAATATCCTCATACTCAGTATTTTCTGAATCCGTCAGGATAAGATGGAAAATGAGCTTGCTTCCTGATAAGATCTCATCTCCCGGATGGATTCGAAACGAATTACTGCTCCCTGCCAGGCTGGAATTATTCAGATACCCGGTTTTACCCGAATACAATTCCGGGTAGTTGATAAACGACGGAGGATCAATTTTCACAGCGGGGTTTTCGACACCCAGTTTTACCTGAGCTATACTTTTAACTGTTTTAGATAGATTCTTGATTCCGGGGTTAATACGAACGATTTCTCCCGCCTGCCATTTTCCATCTCCATTACCTCTGGTACCTATAGGTTCTGCACTTTCTTTATCATAAAGATTTAAAATATCAGATACATAGCGATTTCCGGAAGAACGATAATAAACAAAACCTCCGATTACAAGTCCGGATTCCGAACAGGTTTTCAAGTAGAAAGAAAAAGTATAAGTTTTACCCTTCAGATCTTTTAGCTCTAAGCGAAAAGGAAGATAAGTTCCATCTGCTACAAGACTCGATATTTTTACTTTAAATGTATTTTCCTTGTCTGGATTCAAGACGAGTAAAGGATTAAAGCTATAATTAAGTTCCGAACTATAATGATAATTTCCGAAGGAAGCATAATAGGGTGTTTTATTAGAAGAAGTCCAATAATTTATAGGAATTAGGCTTCCGAGAATCTTTGTACTATGCAGGGCATCGATACTCGCAAAGGCACTATCCGAATATAAAGTTCCAACAAGACCTTCCAGCTTGTTTTTTGTATTATTACTGAGAGATATATCTAAACGAATTTCCTCTGATGGATTCACAAAACCATCTCCATTACCCAGTGTTGTATATAAACTTGAGGAATAATCATAAATCTGCATGGCTCCAAAGCAAATGTCGCCCTCACAAATCTTATATCCCCCCTCCCCTGTATTGAGTGTTAGAGGCCTCAAGGCAGAAATAAGCCCTGCATAACTTTCCGTTTGAAAAGGCTCCATATTCAAGCAGGAGAAATAAAACAATGAAAAAAGAAAAATCCATTTCATAAGTATTTCCTTAAAAATGATAACTATATCTTATTGTATAACTTTCCGTAAAACCGGTATTCGCAAATGTATGTACATCTCGTTCCAGAGAAAAAGTCTGCTTCTTTATGTTTTCCGGAAAGGTATGATTCAAGTCTACTAAATTATAAGAATAGACACCGATTGCAAAAAGTAAAAGATAGGCATGATACACACTCAGAGTCTCTGCTTTATTTCGTATGCCGGTCAAAGCCTCTTTCGAATACGTAGAATACACTGTACTATTGGCTATATCCTGATAGGCCAGGTAGGCATATAGACTATTTGTCCGCTTATAGTCTCTTCTATAGCTGTAATATTGTCTTTCCATAATAGACAGACCGTATAGGGAACCTACAAAAAGAGCAGTTGTCCAGAAACCCTGTCTCTTACCATATAAACCCTGACCTATACCGGGTAAAAAATAATCCATTCGCTTATAAAATCGCATTCGTTTTTGTTCTTCTTCTTCGGAAGATAAATAAACATTTCCGACTCGCTTTTGTCTGTCCCTGTTTACCAGCTCAATCGTACTATTATAATATTCTCGAATATCTTCTGTCAGGAACTCCTGATTTTCTTTCATCCTTCTCTCTGCCAGCACCAGGGACTCCTCCAATTCGGCTTCTAAACGAGACTTATCTTCTGCACCTATACTTCCCTGGATTTGCAATTTCAGATTAATGTTTTCTGCGTTATCACAATATGTTCTAACTCCATTCTTTAAAAAGAAAGTAGCCGTTTTCTTTACATTCGTAATTTTCTTTTGAATAGAATTTTGATACGAAGGAGGTAGATCTTTATCCTGTCTGATTTCCTGTTCTATGTCCAGATAGGCTTTTAAAGATTCTAAAAAATTTTTATGGTAATACAGAGTATCGGCTAACTTCTCTTTTTTCTGATAAAGAAGCAATTTATAATATACAACCCTATCTTTAAGCTTCTTTTCTATTTCCAAAGAATTTAGATAAAAAGAATACATCCGGTATTCTTCTAAAAGTTTGGAATAAGATGTAAGACGGGACTGCAATGTATCTTCTTTATCGGACTTTCCTTTTTGCAAGTTTTTATCCAACTCGTCTAAACGTGCTCGAAGATAATATGTATAAACAATCTGAAAATTTTGTTTTAGATGATTTGTATAATCTAAGATTTTATTTTTTTCTTCCGTTCTCAGCTTTTCCTGAATACTATTTAAAAGAACCGAATAGTGTTTCAATGATAGAGAATAGTCTTTTGCTTGAAAGGCCGCATAAGCTTTTTCTTCTTGTTCTTTCAGGATTCGTAAGATTTGAGAAATCTTTGTATTCTCATTCGGAACTTCCAAACTCCATAACTCTTCAGAAGGTATAAAAGATAAAGCCAATGCTTCCGGTATGGGGATAATAGAATATTCAGAAGTTTGATAATCCTTTTGAAAAAGCTTTTTTATCGCCTGAGCCATATAAAACTCTTTCAAATTTTCAGGAAAATGTAAGACCAGCTCATTTTGAAGTACATAAGACGAACCTGAATTTTTAATTAATCGAAGGTTCAAAAAAAGGATAGACTTATTAGACATAGACAGTTTTGAGAAAAGAAAGTAATCCGGCTCTATATGCTTTAAGAGAGGATGTATATCTTTCTCTTCATCGATTCCGAGGCTCTGCTTCTTAGCCAGGCGTTCTCCGGATAATCTCTGTAAGTCTTCATCCAGAATTGTAAAACGTTCAGAAACAAGCTGAATCGTCTCAATGCGAAGGATAGATTGAAGTTCCGCTTCTAAGCTTTTATGAATACCGCTACTCCGGATAGGTAATATATAGATAGATTCTAACTTTCTATCTTTTGCCCCTATAGTAGAGATATGGAAGAAGAGAATTAGCAAAAGTAAAAGTCTTATGTATAAGGGTTTCATCTTGCCCTCTAAAATAGATTTTCTGGCGTACAGATACCCAATCATACAACAAGAGCCGGACAAAATAGAATAAAAGCCTGTTTTTTTTGGCAGCGGGTCTTCGTATTTTCCGGACCGGAAATGTAAGATTCAAGCCGGCTATATTATAATAATATACAGCTATTGTAAAAAGTAAAAGATAAGCATGACCTAGACTCCAGACCAATTTTCTACCCCTGATAGCCAGGAAGTTATGATTAAGTCAAAAAGTAATTGCATAATAGAGAGAATAATATACCATACTATAGAAAGTTGGAAAATAAAGAATAGGAGTTCTATTATGAATACCATAAAGGATGATATAAAAAGTAATTCAGAACCACCTTCTCTCAGGCTTGAGATTGGCTACAATTTAATCTCCCTGGTAACACAAGAAAAAGGGATTATAGAATTAATCGGAATTTTAAGAAATAATTTTTATAATAAATTTGCCTGGAAGTTCCCATCTATAAATATCGTAGATAATATGGCATTCCCTCCTTATGAATTTCAGTTTTTTTTAAACGACAAAATGGTAGATAGGGGAAATTTGGAATTAAATTTTTTATTAGCGATTGATACAGGCGAAGTATTTAACCCTCACCCCGGTGAACATTTTATCGAACCTGTTACAGGTTTCCCGAGCCTATGGATAGAAAAAGACTCAGAAGAACTGTTTACTCTGCTTTCCGGATATGAAACCCGTGGCAAAGAATATTTGATTATATTCAAACTACAGGAAATACTTTTCGAAAATATTGCTACTTTTAAAGCTTCTATTCCTGAACCCTTATACTCCGAGATGTGTTTAAAAATTTCTTCAAGTGAAAAAGAAAGGAATGTACAACGATACGGTCTGGAACTTTTATTTTTTGAAAAATATAAAGATAAATTAAAAGATTTTTTTAATAGGGAAGCTCTTAAATAATTTACTTGTGAATCCAAGTGCTTAAAAACACTTGGAAATCATGCCGATAAAAGTCCAAAAAACTCGAATTTCAGACCGAGAAAGCTATTCGGATGTCCTAAAAAGAGCCGGAGAAGACCTTCAGGAGGCCATTGAAACGGTAAAACCCATCCTTTCCGCGGTAAAAGAAAAGGGTGATAAAGCCCTGAGAGAATATACAGAAAAGTTTGATGGTGTAATACTCCAAAATTTTACTATTTCCACACAGAAAGAAAACCCGGAAATTTCTATTGAACTACAACAGGCTTTCCAAAAAGCGTATGAGAATATTACAAGTTTTCATAAAGCACAGTTACGTAATACTCTCGAAACCACTATATCCGGAAATCATCTCGGCATCAAATTTACCCCCATTCATTCTGTAGCTATTTATGCACCC is a window from the Leptospiraceae bacterium genome containing:
- a CDS encoding FHIPEP family type III secretion protein, which translates into the protein MNTIKDDIKSNSEPPSLRLEIGYNLISLVTQEKGIIELIGILRNNFYNKFAWKFPSINIVDNMAFPPYEFQFFLNDKMVDRGNLELNFLLAIDTGEVFNPHPGEHFIEPVTGFPSLWIEKDSEELFTLLSGYETRGKEYLIIFKLQEILFENIATFKASIPEPLYSEMCLKISSSEKERNVQRYGLELLFFEKYKDKLKDFFNREALK
- a CDS encoding Rpn family recombination-promoting nuclease/putative transposase, with product MSSENIHDKLFKATMSDKENALDFFRNYIPPDLLKGLNLNSLQLEKESFVDEALKEGFSDTLFRVDLISGENAYLYVLFDHKSKPDRFIGLQLLAYMVKIWQRQHHSGKKKRKEKLPMILPIVVYHGQQAWNHGTDLQSIIDIPKNYEAFVPNFRFLFYDLPKVEDENISGNEVFQAAFYLLKYSFHPQLEENLGKILQLLENIEDENRQSRWLSIILNYLLRGPEQITLDRLEKLIESLDLEGARRTMPTIAETLEQRGYNRALHLVETAERRAEDEKRRAEDEKRRAELAERRAEDEKRRARRAERKKALRTAISMKRKALDMPLIASITELDEIFLEKLFRRIGV